The DNA segment TATTTTCATCCAACTGATAGTCAACAACATCTTTATCATCTACGGTAATCTTATTTACATTAAAAGGCAAGCCAATGATGTTGTACTCGTACCATTCATAATTTGGCGTATACAATCCATCAACACTTTGTTCTATCGTAAGCTGATACTCCGTACCTTTAACACTAAACTTTTTCTCTGAATAAATGTCCTGCTCATACGCAAAAGTATCTCCATGATCTTCGAAAAGGAATGAATTTACTTCATAATCTGCGTAATATACATTTAATAATACTTCATCAACATTCTTTTCACCAACATATTGCATTACCGGATATTCGGGTATTACAGCACCAGCCCTTACAAATAGCGGCATTTGTGCCAAAGGTGCTTTAATGTTATGTTCGCTTTCACCATTTAAAACCTCGTGGGTCCAGAAATTATACCATTTACCCTTGGGCAGGTATACCATCCGCGATACAGCCCCCTGTTCCAACACCGGACATACCAGGATCTTATCGCCAAAAGTAAATTCATCCTGGCGGTAGCTGTTGCTGCTATTTTCCTGCTCCAGCATAACCAATGGCCGTAGTATAGGAAAACCATAGCGATGGTGTTCCCAGAAAACCGAGTACAGGTAAGGCATTAACCTGTACCTGAGCTCAATATAAGTTCTGTTAATACTTGTATAGGGCTCACCAAAGCTCCATGGCTCACGTTCTGCTGTATCTCCTGCAGAGTGGGCCCGCATAAATGGCGAGAAGGTACCTAACTGTATCCAGCGTGTAAACAATTCTCCATCTGGCTCACCACTAAAACCACCAATGTCCGTTCCGCAAAATGGCACCCCCGAAATAGACATGCGCTGACACTGAATATTACCAATTTTAAGGTGCTCCCATGTAGCCACATTATCGCCCGTCCACACGCAGCCATACCGCTGCATGCCCGAATACCCGGCACGGGTAATGGTAAAAGGGCGTTTATTGCGCATTAACTTTTTAAGTCCGTCGTAAGTAGAACGCACCATCTGCATGCCATAAACATTATGAGCCTTGCGGTGCGACCCTCTATACCCATCATAATTGTGCCTGACATCATTAGGAAAAGTGCCAGAGCCAAATACAGCAGGCTCGTTCATGTCGTTCCAAACTCCTGCAACACCTATATCAACCAGTTCTTTATACAGTTTACCCCACCATTCGCGAACGGTTGGATTGGTAAAATCCGGAAACTGGCACCTGCCCGGCCAAACATGGCCTTCCATAAAATAATCATCACTTCTGCGACAGAAATAGTTATTGGCTTTCCCTTCTTTGAATACCCAGTAATTATCATCTACCTTAATTCCCGGATCTATCATTACAACTGTTTTGAAACCATCATTTGCCAGTTCTTTGATCATTCTTTTAGGGTCTGGAAAATGGTTTTTGTTCCAGGTAAAACAACGGTAACCGTCCATATAATCTATGTCGAGATAAATGGCATCACATGGAATGTTTCTTGACCTGAAGCCATCTGCAATCTCTTTTACTTTCTGCTCAGGATAATAACTCCATCTGCATTGGTGATAACCTAAGGCCCATTTTGGCGGCATAGGATGTGTTCCTGTCAGGCTCTGGTATCTTTTTACTACATCCATCAAGTGCGGGCCATGTATGTAATAATACTGAAGTTCACCCCCATCGGCCCAGAAACTGGTCTTGGCGCTGTCTTCTTTTCCAAAATCGAAATAAGAACGGAAAGTGTTGTCGAAAAATATTCCATAAGCCGCTCCCTGGTGAACACCTGTATAAAAAGGAATGGTACGGTACAAAGGATCCTGGTCCCAGCCAAAAGAATAAGCATCAGTGTTCCAGTTCTGGAAATGACGCCCACGCAGGTTCATGTTTCCCGATTTATCGCCCAGTCCATAAAAATTCTCATCAGGAAGGCACTTCTTGGTCGCATATACATAATAACCGCCAAATTCAATATTTTCTTCCCAGTGCATCGGCGATTCATCCTCGCTCATGACCATCTGGTTCTGATTGTCGGTAAAGGAAATGTGAAAATCACTTTTTCTAACTTTACAGGTAATGGTGTTGGTAGAAACTGAATAACACGCTTCCTGTTCCTCCATTTTAAATGTAGTCACCTTTTGGTCTACCACCGGTACTGCATAGGAAAAATCATCCAGAAAAACACCATGTGGTGCCAGTCTTACCCTGATGATCTCATCGCTAACTACCCTGATTTCTACACGTGCGTCACCGTCGGAAAAATAAAACTTGTTACTTTCTGTATATACCTGTTCTACGGTGCTCAGGTATTTTTTTACAATTGGTTTCGGGCCCGAAACAGGATTATTTAAATGCTGAACAATTTCTTCAACCACTTCCCCGGTACTTATATCGCTTATTTCTTTGTTTTGTTTGTCTAATTCTTCCATGAAAACCCCCTTATGTAGAAACACGACAGATTTACTTCGTGTACTTTGTACAACTAAGGTGTTAAAATTTCTATTAAAACCAAAGGATTATTATAAGATAAAATTGGGGCCGTAAAAAAGCCCCGACATTACTGCCAGGGCTTATCCTGTTTAAAATAAATGTTTTAAGGATTAAACGTATAGGATACATAATAAAGTGCACCTATTGCAGGGTTACCAAAAGAGGTAACGTAATATTTATTTAAAATGTTTGACCCCCCAATCTTGATCATCGAATTGACCGAAGGAACCTTTAGATTAACCTGGGCATCAAATGTAGAAAAAGCCGGCACATCGCCTACTACAAAAGAGGAGAACCAGTGATATTTACCCTGCCAGCGGTACTGAACATTGAAACCCACATTTTTAATGATCTCCCTGTTCGCAAGACCCAGGTTATAACGTATTTTAGGT comes from the Pedobacter heparinus DSM 2366 genome and includes:
- a CDS encoding glycoside hydrolase family 31 protein, coding for MEELDKQNKEISDISTGEVVEEIVQHLNNPVSGPKPIVKKYLSTVEQVYTESNKFYFSDGDARVEIRVVSDEIIRVRLAPHGVFLDDFSYAVPVVDQKVTTFKMEEQEACYSVSTNTITCKVRKSDFHISFTDNQNQMVMSEDESPMHWEENIEFGGYYVYATKKCLPDENFYGLGDKSGNMNLRGRHFQNWNTDAYSFGWDQDPLYRTIPFYTGVHQGAAYGIFFDNTFRSYFDFGKEDSAKTSFWADGGELQYYYIHGPHLMDVVKRYQSLTGTHPMPPKWALGYHQCRWSYYPEQKVKEIADGFRSRNIPCDAIYLDIDYMDGYRCFTWNKNHFPDPKRMIKELANDGFKTVVMIDPGIKVDDNYWVFKEGKANNYFCRRSDDYFMEGHVWPGRCQFPDFTNPTVREWWGKLYKELVDIGVAGVWNDMNEPAVFGSGTFPNDVRHNYDGYRGSHRKAHNVYGMQMVRSTYDGLKKLMRNKRPFTITRAGYSGMQRYGCVWTGDNVATWEHLKIGNIQCQRMSISGVPFCGTDIGGFSGEPDGELFTRWIQLGTFSPFMRAHSAGDTAEREPWSFGEPYTSINRTYIELRYRLMPYLYSVFWEHHRYGFPILRPLVMLEQENSSNSYRQDEFTFGDKILVCPVLEQGAVSRMVYLPKGKWYNFWTHEVLNGESEHNIKAPLAQMPLFVRAGAVIPEYPVMQYVGEKNVDEVLLNVYYADYEVNSFLFEDHGDTFAYEQDIYSEKKFSVKGTEYQLTIEQSVDGLYTPNYEWYEYNIIGLPFNVNKITVDDKDVVDYQLDENSCLHFRSNKNFTSIKIYN